One genomic segment of Desulfocapsa sulfexigens DSM 10523 includes these proteins:
- a CDS encoding motility protein A — MDIATIVGLVVAIGLMLMAIIQGGPLGIFINIPSALIVGGGTIGVGLVHYPLSDIMGAAAIAKKTLFNKDESPHALIIQLMEFANKARKEGILSLQGMMDSVEDEFLVKAMQMAVDGQEPETLRSMLNTEVEYLQERHEKGQAIFVSLAGYAPAMGMVGTLIGLVQMLMNMSDPDSIGPAMAVALLTTLYGAVLANVFFAPIAGKLANRSASETLIKNLVIEGMQSILSGENPRIMEQKLHAFIAPKLRESTFK; from the coding sequence TTGGATATTGCAACAATTGTCGGCCTGGTAGTGGCGATAGGCCTTATGCTCATGGCCATCATTCAGGGTGGACCTTTAGGAATTTTCATTAACATCCCCTCCGCCCTGATTGTTGGAGGGGGTACCATTGGCGTCGGACTTGTTCATTACCCACTAAGCGATATAATGGGTGCTGCGGCAATCGCCAAAAAAACGCTCTTCAATAAAGATGAATCTCCTCATGCCCTGATAATCCAACTTATGGAATTTGCCAATAAAGCAAGAAAGGAAGGCATACTCTCACTTCAGGGAATGATGGATAGCGTAGAAGACGAATTTCTTGTCAAGGCCATGCAGATGGCTGTTGACGGTCAGGAACCTGAAACACTCCGATCCATGCTCAACACTGAAGTCGAGTACCTGCAGGAACGTCATGAAAAAGGACAGGCTATTTTTGTTTCACTTGCAGGATATGCACCTGCCATGGGGATGGTAGGAACGCTTATTGGTCTTGTCCAGATGCTCATGAACATGAGTGACCCCGACTCCATTGGTCCCGCCATGGCTGTAGCATTGCTCACCACATTATACGGTGCAGTGCTTGCCAATGTGTTTTTTGCTCCAATTGCTGGAAAGCTCGCCAACAGGTCAGCATCGGAAACACTTATAAAAAACCTCGTTATTGAAGGGATGCAATCTATTTTATCTGGTGAAAATCCACGAATTATGGAACAAAAACTACATGCCTTTATTGCCCCTAAACTTAGAGAATCAACCTTCAAGTAA
- a CDS encoding OmpA/MotB family protein, whose protein sequence is MADNDQNENTEEVKCPKCPKCVAGSPAWMTTFADLVTLLLTFFVLLLSMANMEEVKFAEASASIRSAFGAHSLPAPSKFSIPVIPSPPISKFSPIQNEMASKIYKQIQSQLKSDKIPDDIELIKRGNDTIILRISDSILFKKGTATVSPTAYPTLRSLADIIRPLPMGLRIEGHTDNTPISDRKISNWNLSVERAVSVMRFFKKSDLMPLDRMAAIGYGPDRPLVPNTTEENKAKNRRVDFVLSTNSKSGFETQNPSPGEFPL, encoded by the coding sequence ATGGCTGACAATGACCAAAATGAAAATACAGAAGAAGTAAAGTGTCCTAAATGCCCAAAATGCGTTGCCGGTTCACCTGCCTGGATGACAACCTTTGCAGATCTGGTTACCCTGCTGCTCACTTTTTTTGTACTTCTTCTTTCCATGGCCAATATGGAAGAAGTTAAATTTGCTGAAGCCTCCGCTTCTATCAGAAGTGCCTTCGGTGCTCATTCATTACCTGCACCGAGTAAATTTTCCATACCTGTTATTCCATCCCCCCCCATTTCAAAGTTTTCACCTATTCAGAACGAAATGGCTTCAAAAATTTATAAACAGATACAATCTCAACTCAAATCTGACAAAATTCCCGACGATATTGAACTTATAAAACGTGGCAATGACACTATCATCCTCCGTATTAGTGATTCCATTCTCTTCAAAAAAGGCACGGCAACGGTTTCCCCTACCGCGTATCCGACCCTGCGAAGCCTTGCTGACATTATCAGGCCGCTACCCATGGGGTTGCGCATAGAGGGGCATACCGACAATACCCCCATTTCTGATCGCAAAATCAGTAACTGGAACCTCTCCGTTGAAAGAGCGGTTTCCGTTATGCGTTTTTTTAAAAAAAGTGATCTCATGCCACTTGACCGTATGGCAGCTATTGGCTACGGACCGGATCGCCCTCTGGTTCCAAATACGACTGAAGAGAACAAGGCAAAAAACAGAAGAGTCGATTTTGTTCTCAGCACCAACTCCAAATCGGGTTTTGAAACGCAAAACCCTTCTCCAGGAGAATTCCCACTTTAA
- a CDS encoding flagellar basal body-associated FliL family protein translates to MADKDKKKKDEGESSDGGKKKKLIIIIAAAVVLLAIIGGAAFFFLKPAPVAEEELDPGLSVPVPDITQSNAIGPMVEIKEFIVNIISEEDRHYVKASLTIELNREEALEEANKRMPQIRDAILLLVGNKTFEELQDLQGKKQLKAEIISKINSFLQTGKVKAIYFTDFVVQ, encoded by the coding sequence ATGGCTGACAAAGATAAAAAGAAAAAAGACGAAGGAGAATCCAGTGACGGCGGTAAAAAGAAAAAACTGATAATTATCATTGCCGCTGCAGTTGTTCTCCTTGCAATCATTGGAGGTGCCGCATTTTTCTTTTTAAAACCTGCTCCCGTTGCTGAAGAAGAACTTGACCCTGGGCTCAGTGTTCCTGTACCCGATATAACCCAAAGCAATGCGATTGGGCCCATGGTTGAAATCAAAGAGTTTATTGTCAACATTATAAGTGAAGAAGACAGGCATTATGTCAAGGCCTCTCTCACCATTGAACTCAACCGGGAAGAGGCACTTGAAGAAGCGAACAAGCGCATGCCTCAGATCCGAGATGCCATACTTTTGCTGGTTGGAAATAAAACTTTTGAAGAATTGCAGGATCTCCAGGGAAAAAAACAACTGAAAGCCGAAATCATCAGTAAAATCAATTCATTTCTACAAACCGGTAAAGTTAAGGCCATTTATTTCACTGATTTTGTGGTCCAATAA
- a CDS encoding flagellar motor switch protein FliM — MEPILNKEQIAELLLAIKSGKVSTDLRGDDSSFDMANVSPLNLFQMSSTSDNKQRIPNLDIILDNFAYNFGISLTNHLQRNVTITRTGIDTFEFQEYLLSQKDAGAIGVLSMDPLKNGALMLLDTKLCFSLIEIMLGASSEMEPLQPNRKPTTIELNILKSTISQACSDIDKSFAQIIKLDSSIVKVESNSRLVSIVDADADVLSGSFQIKVGSLSGTFDIVFPVATLDPVRDQLRDLLTVKTVHQSGWHDSLLAEIEKMSTSIVAQSGTISMPVRRVMTLKKGDILDIDYDPNSPLKVLVEDNLKFFATPGTISGKKAIRLTGVYDQGE; from the coding sequence GTGGAACCTATTCTAAATAAAGAACAGATTGCCGAATTACTGCTTGCTATCAAGAGCGGAAAGGTCTCCACGGACCTGAGGGGTGACGACAGCTCTTTTGATATGGCAAATGTTTCACCTCTAAACCTGTTTCAGATGTCAAGTACATCGGATAATAAGCAGCGTATTCCGAATCTTGATATTATCCTTGACAACTTTGCATATAATTTTGGCATAAGCTTGACCAATCATCTCCAGAGAAATGTAACGATCACTCGAACAGGCATTGACACCTTTGAATTTCAGGAGTATCTCCTCTCTCAAAAAGATGCAGGTGCAATCGGCGTTCTCAGCATGGATCCCTTAAAAAATGGAGCATTGATGCTCCTCGACACCAAACTTTGTTTCTCTCTTATCGAGATCATGCTTGGAGCCTCCTCTGAAATGGAGCCCTTACAGCCAAATCGAAAACCGACAACCATTGAACTCAACATTCTCAAATCAACTATCAGCCAGGCATGTTCTGATATAGATAAATCCTTCGCCCAGATCATCAAGCTTGATTCTTCCATTGTCAAAGTTGAATCAAACTCGAGACTTGTTTCAATTGTCGATGCTGATGCAGATGTGCTTTCCGGAAGTTTTCAAATAAAGGTCGGAAGCCTGTCAGGAACCTTTGACATCGTCTTTCCAGTGGCAACACTTGACCCCGTTCGCGACCAGTTACGTGACCTGCTGACAGTCAAGACTGTTCATCAGTCCGGATGGCATGATTCACTGCTCGCTGAGATCGAAAAAATGTCCACAAGCATTGTCGCCCAATCGGGAACCATATCCATGCCTGTCCGCAGGGTTATGACACTTAAAAAAGGTGACATTCTCGACATTGATTACGACCCAAATTCCCCGCTCAAAGTACTCGTTGAAGATAATCTTAAATTTTTCGCCACCCCCGGAACGATTAGCGGCAAGAAAGCTATTCGTCTGACAGGCGTTTACGATCAAGGAGAATAA